A genomic window from Pannonibacter sp. XCT-53 includes:
- a CDS encoding outer membrane protein, producing the protein MGSVFKQLSLAGVAMAISTSVFAADMPAPIIEHIPEVPAVGGWYLRGDIGYKMYEDSKGSFADPVIGSLRFQRNKLDDAWMFGAGVGYKFNDYFRADVTVDYETPADYVGYAACPPCVGGFSKESTKIDVWTVMLNGYVDVGTWNGLTPYVGAGVGGAWVNTSGTTSVNPGGVTTKYDGSHSQWNLAWALMAGASYAVTPNWSIDAGYRYKNLGDAKSVKLYNVGTGQSRITYKDLTAHEIRLGVRYNFDSAPVAAQPILYQGDAISRRF; encoded by the coding sequence ATGGGCAGCGTGTTCAAGCAATTGTCTTTGGCCGGTGTTGCGATGGCCATTTCCACGTCGGTTTTCGCAGCAGACATGCCGGCACCGATCATTGAGCATATCCCGGAAGTGCCGGCCGTCGGCGGCTGGTACCTGCGCGGCGATATCGGCTACAAGATGTACGAGGATTCCAAGGGGTCCTTCGCTGATCCGGTGATCGGCTCGCTGCGCTTCCAGCGCAACAAGCTTGACGACGCCTGGATGTTCGGCGCCGGCGTCGGCTACAAGTTCAACGATTACTTCCGTGCCGACGTGACCGTCGACTACGAGACCCCGGCTGACTACGTCGGCTACGCTGCCTGCCCGCCTTGCGTCGGCGGCTTCTCCAAGGAAAGCACCAAGATCGACGTCTGGACCGTCATGCTGAACGGTTACGTCGATGTCGGCACCTGGAACGGCCTGACCCCGTATGTCGGCGCCGGTGTCGGTGGCGCCTGGGTCAACACCTCCGGCACCACGTCGGTCAACCCGGGCGGCGTGACGACCAAGTATGACGGCTCGCACAGCCAGTGGAACCTGGCCTGGGCCCTGATGGCCGGTGCGTCCTATGCCGTGACGCCGAACTGGAGCATCGACGCCGGCTATCGCTACAAGAACCTCGGCGATGCCAAGTCGGTGAAGCTCTACAATGTCGGCACCGGCCAGTCGCGCATCACCTACAAGGACCTGACCGCGCACGAGATCCGTCTCGGCGTGCGCTACAACTTCGACAGCGCGCCTGTCGCTGCCCAGCCGATCCTCTATCAGGGCGACGCGATCTCCCGCCGCTTCTGA